The following is a genomic window from Spirosoma foliorum.
AACTGGCCGATCGTATCGCGCTGATGGACAAGGGGCGCATTGTGCAAATTGGCTCACCAGATGAGTTGCTGAAACGACCCGTTAACGATTTCGTTCGGGATTTTCTGGACGATAAACCCCATCGGTTGCATGATTGACTTCTTCTTGTTCATCCGCGATCATGCCGATAAATTGCTGGAACAAACCCTGACCCATATTGGTCTGACGTTTGTATCGCTGTTGCTGGCGCTGCTGATTGGATTGCCGCTTGGTATTCTGATTTCGCGACAAACCAAATTGGCGAGCAGCGTGCTGGGTGTGGCTGGAATATTGCAAACAGTGCCCAGCGTTGCGCTCTTAGGTTTCCTGATTCCGTTGCTCGGTATTGGCATTGGGCCTGCATTGGTGGCTTTGTTTCTGTATGCATTATTGCCGATTATTCGAAATACGTATGTCGGCATTACAGAAGTTAGCCCGTTGGTGAAAGAAGCGGCCAGAGGTGTTGGTATGACGGATAACCAGATTTTGACCAAGGTTGAACTCCCGCTCGCATTGCCTGTCATTTTCGCTGGCGTCCGTACGGCAACGGTCATTAACGTAGGCGTGGCTACGCTGGCAGCCTATGTGGCAGCTGGCGGACTCGGTGAGTTTATCTTCAGTGGTATTGCCTTGAGCAACGTAAACATGATGCTGGCGGGAGCCATTCCAGCTGCGTTATTGGCCGTTGGGTTTGATTTTGGCCTGGCTCAATTGCAACGGCTATCCGTTAAAAAGCTGCGCATAGGGGCGTTGGTTTTTGTGATTTTACTCCCTTTTCTGTCGGCGTTTTATCTAGTACCGGGTAAACAGGATAAATTAATTGCCGGGTTTGCTCATGAATTTTATGGTCGTGCCGATGGCTATCCCGGCTTGCAAAAAACCTATGGTCTTCAACTGCGCCCCCGGTTAATTGATCAGAATTTGATGTACGAAGCCATTCATCAGGGTCAGGTTGACATCATTAGTGGTTATTCGACAGATGGACGTATTAAGGCATTCGATTTACTTGTTCTGGACGATAATCGGCATGCGTTTCCACCGTACGCAGCTGCCCCCATTATCCGACAAGCAACGCTAAATCGCTACCCAGAATTAGGACCAACACTGAATAAGCTGGCCGGAAAACTAACCGATTCTGTAATGACGGCGCTGAACTATCAGGCCGATTATCAAAAACAATCACCAGAAGTTATCGCTACTAACTTTTTGAAGAAGGTTGGTTTGTATAACGTTCCTAAAATGGGGGAGCGAACGGCAACGGTTGTGATGGGATCAAAAGTCTTCACAGAGCAGTATATTCTGGCCGAAA
Proteins encoded in this region:
- a CDS encoding ABC transporter permease/substrate-binding protein; the encoded protein is MIDFFLFIRDHADKLLEQTLTHIGLTFVSLLLALLIGLPLGILISRQTKLASSVLGVAGILQTVPSVALLGFLIPLLGIGIGPALVALFLYALLPIIRNTYVGITEVSPLVKEAARGVGMTDNQILTKVELPLALPVIFAGVRTATVINVGVATLAAYVAAGGLGEFIFSGIALSNVNMMLAGAIPAALLAVGFDFGLAQLQRLSVKKLRIGALVFVILLPFLSAFYLVPGKQDKLIAGFAHEFYGRADGYPGLQKTYGLQLRPRLIDQNLMYEAIHQGQVDIISGYSTDGRIKAFDLLVLDDNRHAFPPYAAAPIIRQATLNRYPELGPTLNKLAGKLTDSVMTALNYQADYQKQSPEVIATNFLKKVGLYNVPKMGERTATVVMGSKVFTEQYILAEIYRQLIEGQTSLRVVTKTGLGGTQICFDALRTGSIDFYPEYTGTGLLVILQPSTAILQQLPMQTDSVYQFVEQQFQEKYKLDWLKPLGFNNSYCLMMRREQAKQLGIQSIEDLVQYLGEKR